Sequence from the Ancalomicrobiaceae bacterium S20 genome:
GTGCGCGCGCCGGCGCGGCGCATGGCGAGCAGGCCGGAGGCGCCGTCGCGGCCCATGCCGGTCAGGATCACGCCGGTCGCCGCGGCGCCGGCCACCCGGGCGACCGAGGCGAACAGCACGTCGACCGAAGGGCAGTGGCCGCTCACCGTCTCGCCCTCGCTGATCCGGCACCGATAGTCGGAACCGGAACGCTTGATCTCCAGATGCCGGCCGCCCGGTGCGATGTAGGCATGGCCGGCGAGGAGGCGGGCGCCATCCTCCGCCTCCAGGACGCGGACCGCGCAGAACCCGTCGAGCCGCTCGGCGAACTTGCGGGTGAACTGCGCCGGCATGTGCTGGGTGACGACGATCGGGGGCATGTCCGGCGGCAGCGCGCCGAGGAGCGTGCCGAGCGCCTCGACCCCGCCGGTCGAGGCGCCGATCGCGATGATGCGGTCGGTCGGCATGATGCTGCGCGGGATCGGGTCCAGCCGCCGGCGATCGGGGCGCGGTTCGCGGCGGACGACCTTGATCCGCGCGGCGGTCTTGACCTTGGCCAGGATCTCCTCGCGCAGGCCGGGAAAACTGTCGGCGAGGTCCTCGACCGGCTTGGCGATGAAATCGACCGCGCCGCGATCGAGCGCGCGAAAGGCCGCCTCGGCGCCATGCTGCGTCAGCGCCGAGAGCATGATCACCGGCATGGGCCGGAGCGTCATGATCCGATCGAGAAAGTCGAGGCCGTTCATGCGCGGCATCTCGATGTCGAGTGTCAGCACGTCGGGGTTCAACTTCTTGATCTTGTCGCGCGCGATCAGCGGGTCGGACGCCGTCTCGACCCAGCCGATCTCGGGATCGCTCGTGAGAGCGGCCGTCATGATCCGCCGGACCAGGGCGGAATCGTCGACGACGAGAACTCCGATCGGCTTGTTCATGGGCGGCCTCAATCGAACAGCTCGATGGCGCCTTCCTGGGGCGCATGGGAGATCGTGGAGATGTAGCGGCTCTCCTCGGCGACGACGGTCTTGACGTTCATCGGCTTCAGAAACAGCCGCTGTACCTTGCCGTTCGCCGGCCGATAGTGGATCCGGCGCGCGAGGTTGCCGCCGAGATCGACCGCGTCGGGCCACAGACCCTCGATCTCCAGATACTTCAGGGCAAAGCGGGCATTCATGGTGCCGACCATCGGCCCCTCGTTGAGGTCGGCGCCGCCGAACAGCTTGATCTCCAGGTCCTCGCGCCGGCAGCCCGTCGTGAGCACCGCGTTGATCAGCGTTTCCATGGCGTGATTGCCGTAGCGCATGGCGGCCGACACGCCGCTCCAGTGGCCGCTCTCGCTCTCCGGCAGCATGAAGTGGTTCATGCCGCCGAAGCCGGTGCGCGGATCGCGCACGCAGGCGGCCACGCAGGAGCCGAGGATCGTGACGATCACCTCGTCCTCGGCATCGGTCGTGTAGTAGTCGCCCGGCAGGACGCGGATGCCATAGGCGTCCTCGCCCGGCATGTAGACGCGCGCCGCGCGCTTGGAGCGATGATCCGGGCTGCCACCGATGAGGTGGCGGGGGCGGGCGGTCGCGAGGCTCATGACTCGATCTTCCTGTAGATCGTACGGCCCGCGGTCTTGAAGATCTCCTGCTGGCCGAGCAGCGTCTCGGCATGGCCGATGTAGAGCCAGCCGCCGGGTGCCAGCAGCTCCGAGAAGCGGCGGACGAGTTCGAACTTGGTCGGATTGTCGAAATAGATCATCACGTTGCGGCAGAAGATCGCGTCGAACGGACCCTTCATCGGCCAGGGACCGAGCAGATTGAGCGGCTTGAAGGTGATCAGATCCCGCGCCGGCGGCCGGACCGCGAAACGGTCGCCGCCGGGCTCGCGCTTGAAGTGTTTGGCGACGGTCGCGCCCGGCACGCCCTCGAGCGCGGCGCGGCCGTAGATGCCGGCGCGGCCGTGCGCGACCATGTTGGTGTCGAGGTCGGTCGCGAGGATCTTAACGTCGAAACTGCCGAGGCCGGCGAGCCGGTCGGCGACCGTGATCGCGATCGAGTAGGGCTCCTCGCCCGAGGAGCAGCCGGCCGACCAGATCCTGATCCGGCGCGCGTCCCGCTTGGCGAGATCCGGCACCACGGTCGCGCCGAGGTGCTCGAAATGATGGTTCTCACGGAAGAAGCGCGTGAGGTTGGTGGTGATCGCGTTGATCAGATGACCGATCTCGTCGGCGCCGTCCGGGCTGCCGACGAGATCGCAATAGTCGGAGAAGGTCGGCAGGCCGAGCTCGCGCAGGCGGCGGACCAGGCGCGAGTAGACCATGTTCTGCTTGCTCGGCCCGAGCACGATCCCGCTTCGCGCGAAGACGAGCTCCGCGATGAAGGCGAATTCGGCGTCACCGAACGGGAACTCTCGTTCACCGGCATGGGGCGTCGCGGACAGGGATCGGACGGAGGCGTTCAAGGATCATCCTCGGCGCTGGCGGGACGGGGGGCCATCCGCCGGCGGACCGGCGGATGGCGTGCTTCCATGGACGGATCAGAATTCCTTCCAGTCCGCGTCGTCCTGGAAGGCGGACTGCAGTTCCGCCTGCATGCGAGCCGCGCCGCCCGATGCGGCGACCTTGCGCGCCGGCGGACGCGGGGCGGGCTTCGCCGCCGCCGGGCGAACCGGGACCTTGGCCTTGATCGGCGTCGGCTGGGCGGCGAAGGCGGCGTCGAGCTCGAACTGCGACATGCGGTGCTGCATGTCGTCGGCCTGGTCCTGCAGGAGCCGGCAGGCGGCCGCGTTCTCTTCGACCAGGGCGGAGTTCTGCTGGGTCATCTCGTCCATCTGCGAGACGGCCTTGTTGATCTCCTCGACGCCGGTCGCCTGTTCCTTCGAGGCGGAGGCGATCTCGGAGACGATGTCGGCGACCTTCTTGATCGAACCGACGATCTCGTTCAGCGCCTGGCCGGCGTCGTTGACGAGCTTGACGCCGTCCTTGACCTGGCTGCCCGAGGCCGCGATCAGGGCCTTGATGTCCTTCGCCGCACCCGACGAACGCTGGGCGAGCGAGCGGACTTCCGAGGCGACGACCGCGAAGCCCTTGCCGGCGTCGCCGGCGCGTGCCGCCTCGACCGCGGCATTGAGGGCGAGCAGGTTGGTCTGGAAGGCGATCTCGTCGATCACGCCGATGATGTCGGAGATCTTCTGCGACGAGCTCTCGATCCGGCTCATCGCCTCGACCGCCTTGTCGACCACCTGGCCGCCGTCGGTGGCGGTCGAGCGGGCCGAGATGGCGAGGGTGTTGGCCTGCTGGGCGTTCTCGGCGTTGAGCTTGATGGTGGCGGCCATCTCCTCCATCGAGGCGGCCGTCTCCTCGAGGTTGGAGGCCTGCTGCTCGGTGCGCTTGGAGAGGTCGTTGGTGCCGTTGGTGATCTCGCCGACCGCGGTCGCGATGGTCGAGGACGAGGCGAGGATGTTCGCCACCACCGAGGTCATCGTGTCGATCAGCGAATTGATGCCGCTGCACAGCTCGTGCAGCGAGCCGGTCTTGCCCTCGAGCGGGATGCGGCGGGTCAGATCGTTGTCGCGGGCGGCCGCGATGATCGCCTGGCTCTCGGCGACCGCGGCCTCCATGGCGCGGCTCGCCAGCACCTGCTCGGTGACGTCGGTGGCGTATTTGACCACCTTGAACGGCTTGCCGTTCATGTCGAAGATCGGGTTGTACGAGGCCTGGATGAAGACCTCGCGGCCACCCTTGCCGATGCGCTTGTACTGACCGGCGTCATACTCGCCGCGGCCGAGCTTCTCCCAGAACAACCGGTACTCGTTGCCCTGACGCTCGGTCGGGTCGACAAACATCGAGTGATGCTGGCCCTTGATCTCGTCGAGCGTGTAGCCGAGCGTGTCGAGGAAGTTCTTGTTGGCGTGGCGGACGCGGCCGTCGAGGCCGAATTCGATCACGGCCTGGGCCTTGCCGATCGCTGCGAGCTGACCCTCGAAGTCGGCCGTGCGCAGCTTCTGCTCGGTGATG
This genomic interval carries:
- a CDS encoding chemotaxis response regulator protein-glutamate methylesterase, yielding MNKPIGVLVVDDSALVRRIMTAALTSDPEIGWVETASDPLIARDKIKKLNPDVLTLDIEMPRMNGLDFLDRIMTLRPMPVIMLSALTQHGAEAAFRALDRGAVDFIAKPVEDLADSFPGLREEILAKVKTAARIKVVRREPRPDRRRLDPIPRSIMPTDRIIAIGASTGGVEALGTLLGALPPDMPPIVVTQHMPAQFTRKFAERLDGFCAVRVLEAEDGARLLAGHAYIAPGGRHLEIKRSGSDYRCRISEGETVSGHCPSVDVLFASVARVAGAAATGVILTGMGRDGASGLLAMRRAGARTIGQDPETSLVYGMPRVAFEVGAVERQARLDAIPEILVETCGTCAEAGARL
- a CDS encoding chemoreceptor glutamine deamidase CheD, with the protein product MSLATARPRHLIGGSPDHRSKRAARVYMPGEDAYGIRVLPGDYYTTDAEDEVIVTILGSCVAACVRDPRTGFGGMNHFMLPESESGHWSGVSAAMRYGNHAMETLINAVLTTGCRREDLEIKLFGGADLNEGPMVGTMNARFALKYLEIEGLWPDAVDLGGNLARRIHYRPANGKVQRLFLKPMNVKTVVAEESRYISTISHAPQEGAIELFD
- a CDS encoding protein-glutamate O-methyltransferase CheR, whose protein sequence is MNASVRSLSATPHAGEREFPFGDAEFAFIAELVFARSGIVLGPSKQNMVYSRLVRRLRELGLPTFSDYCDLVGSPDGADEIGHLINAITTNLTRFFRENHHFEHLGATVVPDLAKRDARRIRIWSAGCSSGEEPYSIAITVADRLAGLGSFDVKILATDLDTNMVAHGRAGIYGRAALEGVPGATVAKHFKREPGGDRFAVRPPARDLITFKPLNLLGPWPMKGPFDAIFCRNVMIYFDNPTKFELVRRFSELLAPGGWLYIGHAETLLGQQEIFKTAGRTIYRKIES
- a CDS encoding methyl-accepting chemotaxis protein codes for the protein MVDAVERAQATIEFGLDGRVVTANKHFLDALGYTLDEIKGQHHSMFVDPAERQTTEYRLFWEKLGRGEFDAGQYKRIGKGGKEVWIQATYNPILDIHGKPFKVVKFATDITEQRLRTADFEGQLDAIGKAQAVIEFGLDGRVRHANKNFLDALGYTLDEIKGQHHSMFVDPVERQGADYRLFWEKLGRGEYDAGQYKRIGKGGKEVWIQASYNPILDMNGKPFKVVKYATDITEQKLRTADFEGQLAAIGKAQAVIEFGLDGRVRHANKNFLDTLGYTLDEIKGQHHSMFVDPTERQGNEYRLFWEKLGRGEYDAGQYKRIGKGGREVFIQASYNPIFDMNGKPFKVVKYATDVTEQVLASRAMEAAVAESQAIIAAARDNDLTRRIPLEGKTGSLHELCSGINSLIDTMTSVVANILASSSTIATAVGEITNGTNDLSKRTEQQASNLEETAASMEEMAATIKLNAENAQQANTLAISARSTATDGGQVVDKAVEAMSRIESSSQKISDIIGVIDEIAFQTNLLALNAAVEAARAGDAGKGFAVVASEVRSLAQRSSGAAKDIKALIAASGSQVKDGVKLVNDAGQALNEIVGSIKKVADIVSEIASASKEQATGVEEINKAVSQMDEMTQQNSALVEENAAACRLLQDQADDMQHRMSQFELDAAFAAQPTPIKAKVPVRPAAAKPAPRPPARKVAASGGAARMQAELQSAFQDDADWKEF